The Phragmites australis chromosome 15, lpPhrAust1.1, whole genome shotgun sequence genome window below encodes:
- the LOC133892208 gene encoding uncharacterized protein LOC133892208 translates to MPYSVFEKLGKGDNELIRTNLVLNVFTGDLTESKGVIAMELTIGRKMVPTAFFFADVQEIYIDDIVVKLDAMDSQFSDLHLALERMRQYGLQMNPLKCAFGVSQEPTPPGTSSLSTDSPKWRSPVQSARTSCSSTSIRTASTLQARLLPLGSRSASILAWSLNNYLVLYIEFLHGILGTSDNLSVAVSRMLRALMSVLDNFRHPVVKAFRGAAKDSNDEDDDLNDEKDHDKDDEDKADFDPEDEL, encoded by the exons ATGCCATATTCAGTTTTTGAGAAATTAGGAAAAGGGGACAACGAGCTAATAAGGACAAATTTGGTGCTTAATGTTTTCACTGGTGATCTTACGGAGTCAAAGGGTGTGATCGCTATGGAGCTTACTATTGGGAGAAAGATGGTGCCTACGGCTTTCTTCTTCGCCGATGTCCAAG AAATATACATTGATGATATTGTTGTTAAATTGGATGCTATGGATAGTCAATTCTCTGATTTGCACTTAGCTCTTGAAAGGATGCGTCAGTATGGTTTACAGATGAACCCGCTCAAgtgtgcttttggtgtatcGCAGG AGCCGACGCCACCCGGGACCTCCTCCTTGAGTACGGATTCTCCGAAGTGGAGGTCACCTGTACAGTCCGCCAGGACCAGTTGCTCCTCAACTTCGATCCGAACCGCATCAACCCTCCAAGCTCGACTTCTTCCTCTCGGCTCTCGCTCGGCTTCCATCCTCGCATGGAGCCTCAACAACTACCTGGTCCTCtacatcgagttcctccatggCATCCTGGGTACTAGCGACAACCTCAGCGTCGCCGTCTCCCGCATGCTCCGCGCCCTTATGTCCGTCCTCGACAACTTCAGGCACCCCGTCGTGAAAGCCTTCAGAG GAGCTGCCAAGGATagcaatgatgaagatgatgacctGAAC GATGAAAAAGACCATgacaaggatgatgaggataaggCAGACTTTGATCCAGAG GATGAGCTCTAG